A DNA window from Malus domestica chromosome 12, GDT2T_hap1 contains the following coding sequences:
- the LOC103423291 gene encoding L-galactonolactone dehydrogenase, mitochondrial-like (The RefSeq protein has 6 substitutions compared to this genomic sequence), with the protein MQRALTLRRSVESLHHHNHLRAITPTTVPQNPLTQVSSTRALSTLSSPSSPAPSSSSSELRKYLGYTALVLFSAAATYYSFPFPENAKHKKAQIFRYAPLPEDLHTVSNWSGTHEVQTRVFHQPETLEELEKVVKDAHEKKSRIRPVGSGLSPNGIGLSRAGMVNLALMDKVLEVDKEKKRVRVQAGIRVQQLVDGIKEHGITLQNFASIREQQIGGILQVGAHGTGARLPPMDEQVISMKLVTPAKGTIEVSKEKDPELFYLARCGLGGLGVVAEVTIQCVDRQELVEHTTVSTMAEIKKNHKKLLSENRHVKYLYIPYTDTVVVVKCNPVSKWKGPPKFTPKYSSDEAIQHVRDLYRECLQKYRVVPDKSEVDMNELSFTELRDKLLALDPLDKDHVAKVNQAEAEFWKKSEGYRVGWSDEILGFDCGGQQWVSETCFPAGTLAKPSMKDLEYIEGVKQLIEKNEIPAPAPIEQRWAACTRRPMSPASSTREDDILSWVGIIMYLPTTDPRQRKEITEEFFHYRRLTQTQLWDKYSAYEHWAKIEVPKDKDELAALQDRLRKRFPVDAYNKARRELDPNRVLSNSKLEKLFPLSDTI; encoded by the exons ATGCTGagagctctcactctcagacgCTCCGTCGAGTCcctccaccaccacaaccacctGAGAGCCATAACTCCCACCACCGTCCCGCAAAACCCACTGACCCAAGTAAGCTCCACACGCGCATTATCCACTCTCTCATCGCCGTCATCTCCGGCACCATCTTCCTCATCGTCCGAGCTCCGCAAGTACTTGGGCTACACCGCCCTCGTCCTGTTCAGCGCCGCCGCCACCTACTACTCCTTCCCTTTTCCCGAAAAcgccaaacacaaaaaagcccAGATTTTCCGGTATGCTCCGCTGCCGGAGGATCTCCACACCGTCTCCAACTGGAGCGGGACCCACGAGGTCCAGACCCGGGTTTTCCACCAGCCCGAAACGCTTGAGGAGCTGGAAAAGGTTGTGAAGGATGCCCACGAGAAGAAATCCCGGATTCGGCCGGTTGGGTCGGGATTGTCGCCGAATGGGATTGGATTGTCCAGGGCTGGTATGGTCAATCTGGCGCTgatggataaggttttggaggtggataaggagaagaagagggtgagagtGCAGGCTGGGATAAGAGTGCAGCAGTTGGTGGATGGGATTAAGGAACATGGGATTACTCTGCAGAACTTTGCCTCCATTAGGGAGCAGCAGATTGGTGGCATTTTGCAG GTTGGTGCACATGGCACTGGTGCAAGATTGCCTCCGATGGATGAGCAGGTGATCAGCATGAAACTGGTCACACCTGCTAAGGGAACAATAGAAGTTTCTAAAGAGAAAGATCCGGAGCTGTTTTATTTAGCCCGCTGTGGCCTTGGTGGCCTTGGAGTGGTTGCTGAAGTCACCATCCAATGTGTTGATAGACAGGAGCTTGTGGAGCACACTACTGTTTCAACCATGGCAGAGATCAAGAAAAATCATAA GAAATTGCTATCCGAGAATAGACATGTGAAGTACCTTTACATTCCATATACCGACACTGTTGTGGTTGTGAAATGTAACCCTGTATCAAAATGGAAAGGTCCCCCGAAGTTCACACCCAAATATAGCAGTGATGAAGCCATACAGCACGTTCGAGATCTCTACAGGGAATGCCTCCAGAAATACAG GGTAGTTCCAGATAAGAGTGAAGTAGACATGAATGAGCTCTCATTTACTGAGTTAAGAGATAAACTACTCGCCCTAGATCCTCTCGACAAAGATCACGTTGCAAAGGTTAACCAAGCTGAGGCTGAGTTCTGGAAGAAGTCGGAGGGGTACAGAGTGGGATGGAGTGATGAAATTTTGGGCTTCGATTGTGGTGGTCAACAGTGGGTCTCAGAGACTTGTTTTCCAGCAGGAACCCTAGCCAAACCAAGCATGAAAGACCTTGAATACATAGAAGGTGTAAAGCAGCTCATCGAGAAGAATGAGATACCTGCACCTGCTCCAATAGAGCAGCGCTGGACCGCCTGCACTAAGAGCCCCATGAGTCCAGCTTCAAGCACAAGAGAGGATGATATATTTTCATGG GTTGGTATAATCATGTACCTTCCTACAACAGATCCCCGTCAAAGAAAGGAAATTACAGAAGAGTTTTTTCACTACAGGCGACTGACCCAAACACAATTGTGGGATAAGTATTCCGCGTATGAACACTGGGCTAAGATTGAG GTTCCGAAGGACAAGGATGAACTTGCTGCTCTCCAGGACAGACTAAGAAAGCGATTTCCAGTTGATGCATACAACAAAGCTCGAAGGGAGTTGGACCCTAACAGGATCCTTTCAAATAGCAAGCTGGAAAAGCTTTTCCCATTATCAGATACCATCTGA